In Castanea sativa cultivar Marrone di Chiusa Pesio chromosome 6, ASM4071231v1, a single window of DNA contains:
- the LOC142641690 gene encoding ABC transporter C family member 3-like encodes MELVDSSNHGMSILFSHYYSSLMYSGTDFLMKPVFLRGFSGSLHLVLLFVLFISWVCNKFKVAHSEGSKERFKNSKSLCYKLAQICCLGVSVFNLVLCLLSYFYWYRNGWSDEGLVTLLDLALRTLAWGTLCVYLRTQLFNSGESKYPFLLRVWWGFYLCISCYCLVIDIILYREHVSLPVQNLVSDIVSVVSGLFFCYVGFFGKNEGEDTLLEEPLLNGDSSNEAESNKSKGNENVTPYLNAGFFSILTFSWMGPLITIGNKKTLDLEDVPQLGPSDSVFGAFPNFKNKLEAECGTSNGVTTLKLAKALIFSAWKEVLLTAFLVIMNTLASYVGPYFIDNFVQYLNGRRSYKNEGYVLVSVFFAAKLVECLAQRHWFFRVQQVGIRVRSVLIIMIYNKGLTLSCQSKQGHTSGEIINFMTVDADRIGDFSWYMHETWMVLVQIVIALLLLYRNVGLASIAALIATVFVMLANVPLGKLQEKFQDKIMESKDKRMKATSEILRNMRILKLQGWEMKFLAKIMEFRKTEAGWLKKYVYTSAMTSFVFWGAPTFVSVVTFGACMLMGIPLESGKILSALATFRILQEPIYSLPDTISMVAQTKVSLDRIASFLRLDDLQPDVIERLPRGSSDTAIEIIDGKFSWDSSSSNPTLKDINVKLQHGMRVAVCGTVGSGKSSLLSCILGEVPKISGIVKLCGTKAFVAQSPWIQSGKIEENILFGMEMEREKYETVLEACCLKKDLEILPFGDQTVIGERGINLSGGQKQRIQIARALYQDADIYLFDDPFSAVDAHTGSHLFKECLLGLLRPKTVVYVTHQVEFLPAADLILVMKDGRITQAGKYSDILNSGTDFMELVGAHEKALSALDSTEAGSVSESTSEEAGNMASSNGVVQKQEDKDVQNDKADDVVGSKGQIIQEEEREKGKVGLSVYWKYITMAYGGALVPIILLAQVLFQTLQIGSNYWMAWATPISQDVKPAVSSSTLIIVYVSLAIGSSFCILVRAMLIGTAGFKTASQLFSKMHFCIFRAPMSFFDATPSGRIISRASTDQSTVDLRMQYLVSSFAFSMIQLLGIIAVMSQVAWQVFIVFIPVIATCIWYQQHYIPSARELSRLVGVCKAPVIQHFAETLSGASTIRSFDEESRFRDKNMKLADANSRPRFNIAGAMEWLCFRLDVLSAITFVFSLVFLVSIPEGVIDPGIAGLAVTYGLNLNMLLAWVIWNLCQMENKIISVERIFQYSSIPSEPPLVIEESRPDHFWPSHGEVDIRDLQVRYAPHMPLVIRGLTCTFPGGLKTGIVGRTGSGKSTLIQALFRIVEPAAGQIIIDGINISVFGLNDLRSRLSIIPQDPTMFEGTVRSNLDPLEEYTDEQIWEALDKCQLGDEVRKKEGRLDSTVSENGENWSVGQRQLVCLGRVLVKKSKVLVLDGATASVDTATDNLIQRTLRQHFSNCTIITIAHWINSVLDSDMVLLLSNGLIEEYDSPTRLLENKSSSFAQLVAEYTVRANSSFGK; translated from the exons ATGGAACTTGTTGACTCTTCAAACCACGGTATGTCAATCTTGTTCTCACACTACTACTCTTCACTCATGTACTCGGGTACTGATTTTCTCATGAAACCAGTTTTCCTACGTGGGTTTTCTGGTTCTTTACACCTGGTATTGTTATTTGTGTTGTTTATCTCATGGGTGTGCAACAAATTCAAGGTGGCTCATAGTGAAGGTTCAAAGGAAAGGTTTAAGAACAGCAAGAGCTTGTGCTATAAACTGGCTCAAATTTGTTGTTTGGGTGTTTCTGTGTTTAATCTAGTGTTGTGCTTATTGAGTTACTTTTATTGGTATAGAAATGGTTGGTCTGATGAAGGGCTAGTGACCCTTTTGGATTTAGCGCTTAGAACACTTGCTTGGGGTACACTTTGTGTTTACCTGCGAACCCAGTTGTTTAATTCAGGTGAGTCAAAGTACCCTTTTTTATTGAGAGTTTGGTGGGGTTTCTATCTCTGCATTTCTTGTTATTGTCTTGTTATAGATATTATTCTTTATAGAGAACATGTTAGTTTACCAGTTCAAAATTTAGTATCCGATATTGTCTCTGTTGTTTCGGGTTTGTTTTTCTGTTATGTGGGGTTTTTTGGGAAGAATGAGGGTGAAGATACCCTTCTTGAAGAACCTCTTTTGAATGGGGATTCTAGTAATGAAGCTGAGTCAAATAAGTCCAAGGGGAATGAAAATGTAACCCCTTATCTGAATGCTGGATTTTTCAGCATTCTTACTTTTTCTTGGATGGGTCCTTTAATTACAATTGGCAATAAGAAGACATTAGACCTTGAGGATGTTCCTCAACTTGGTCCTAGTGATAGTGTATTTGGGGCCTTTCCAAATTTTAAGAATAAGCTTGAGGCAGAGTGTGGTACAAGTAATGGGGTGACCACACTAAAGCTGGCAAAGGCGTTAATCTTCTCGGCGTGGAAAGAGGTTCTCTTGACAGCCTTCCTTGTGATTATGAACACATTGGCTTCCTATGTTGGACcatattttattgataattttgttcaatacCTCAATGGGCGACGGAGCTACAAAAATGAGGGCTATGTTCTGGTTTCCGTGTTCTTTGCTGCAAAACTTGTGGAATGCCTCGCACAGAGGCACTGGTTCTTTAGGGTGCAGCAAGTTGGAATTAGAGTCCGATCAGTATTGATCATAATGATCTATAATAAAGGTCTAACCCTTTCGTGCCAGTCAAAGCAGGGCCACACTAGTGGGGAGATCATCAATTTCATGACTGTTGATGCTGACAGAATTGGTGATTTCAGTTGGTATATGCACGAGACGTGGATGGTTCTTGTTCAAATTGTTATTGCATTGTTACTTTTGTATAGAAATGTTGGGCTTGCTTCAATTGCGGCTTTGATTGCAACTGTATTTGTGATGTTGGCCAATGTTCCTTTGGGCAAATTACAAGAGAAGTTTCAGGACAAGATAATGGAATCAAAAGACAAAAGGATGAAGGCAACGTCTGAGATTTTAAGGAACATGAGGATTCTAAAGCTTCAGGGATGGGAGATGAAGTTTCTGGCTAAAATCATGGAGTTCAGGAAGACCGAGGCAGGGTGGCTGAAGAAGTATGTTTACACTTCAGCAATGACCTCTTTTGTCTTCTGGGGTGCCCCCACATTTGTGTCTGTGGTCACTTTTGGTGCTTGCATGTTGATGGGGATCCCACTTGAGTCAGGGAAGATATTATCTGCACTTGCGACGTTTAGGATTCTTCAGGAGCCCATCTATAGTCTTCCTGATACAATCTCAATGGTAGCTCAAACTAAAGTGTCCCTTGATCGAATTGCATCCTTCCTTCGCCTTGATGACTTGCAGCCTGACGTGATAGAGAGGCTTCCAAGAGGTAGTTCTGATACAGCAATAGAGATTATTGACGGGAAATTCTCTTGGGATTCATCATCCTCAAATCCAACATTAAAAGACATAAATGTGAAACTTCAACATGGCATGAGGGTTGCTGTTTGTGGGACTGTTGGCTCAGGCAAGTCAAGTTTGCTTTCTTGTATTCTGGGAGAAGTACCCAAGATATCTGGGATTGTTAAGTTGTGTGGAACAAAGGCCTTTGTTGCTCAGTCACCTTGGATACAAAGTGGCAAGATTGAAGAGAACATATTGTTTGGTATGGagatggagagagaaaagtacGAGACGGTCCTTGAAGCATGTTGCTTGAAGAAAGACCTAGAAATTCTCCCATTCGGTGATCAAACAGTCATTGGTGAGAGGGGAATCAATTTGAGCGGTGGGCAGAAGCAAAGGATCCAAATTGCACGTGCTTTGTACCAAGATGCTGATATCTATCTGTTTGATGATCCTTTTAGTGCTGTGGATGCTCATACAGGATCCCACCTATTTAAG GAATGCTTACTTGGTCTTTTGAGGCCAAAAACAGTTGTTTATGTTACTCATCAAGTGGAGTTCTTACCTGCTGCTGATCTTATATTG GTTATGAAAGACGGTAGGATTACTCAGGCTGGAAAGTACAGTGATATTCTCAATTCAGGAACTGATTTTATGGAACTTGTGGGAGCGCATGAGAAAGCTTTGTCAGCACTTGATTCCACTGAGGCGGGGTCAGTTTCTGAAAGTACAAGCGAGGAAGCTGGAAATATGGCTAGTTCTAATGGGGTTGTGCAGAAACAGGAAGATAAAGATGTTCAAAATGATAAAGCAGATGATGTAGTTGGGTCAAAAGGACAGATTatccaagaagaagagagagagaaaggtaaAGTTGGGCTATCAGTCTATTGGAAATATATCACTATGGCATATGGAGGAGCTCTTGTGCCAATTATATTGCTGGCACAAGTTCTCTTTCAGACCCTTCAAATTGGAAGCAATTATTGGATGGCCTGGGCAACTCCTATCTCACAGGACGTGAAACCTGCAGTCAGTAGCTCCACCCTAATTATTGTCTATGTTTCTTTGGCCATTGGAAGTTCTTTTTGCATCCTTGTGAGAGCCATGCTTATTGGAACAGCTGGCTTCAAGACTGCCAGTCAACTCTTCAGTAAGATGCACTTCTGCATTTTCCGTGCACCCATGTCATTTTTTGATGCCACTCCAAGTGGACGAATCATAAGCAGA GCTTCTACAGACCAAAGTACAGTGGATTTGAGGATGCAATATCTAGTTTCATCGTTTGCCTTTTCAATGATCCAGCTCCTTGGAATTATTGCAGTAATGTCTCAGGTTGCTTGGCaagttttcattgtttttatcCCTGTGATTGCAACCTGTATCTGGTATCAG CAACATTACATACCTTCTGCAAGGGAACTATCTAGATTAGTTGGAGTGTGCAAAGCTCCAGTGATACAACATTTTGCTGAAACATTATCGGGTGCATCAACCATCAGGAGCTTTGATGAAGAATCAAGATTTAGGGACAAAAATATGAAACTCGCAGATGCAAATTCTCGGCCAAGGTTCAATATAGCTGGTGCAATGGAGTGGTTGTGCTTCCGCTTGGATGTATTATCTGCAATCACATTTGTCTTCTCCTTGGTTTTCTTAGTCTCTATACCAGAGGGAGTCATTGATCCTG GCATCGCGGGCTTAGCTGTGACATATGGACTTAATCTAAACATGTTGCTAGCCTGGGTAATATGGAATCTTTGCCAAATGGAGAACAAAATTATATCAGTAGAGAGAATTTTTCAATACAGTAGTATCCCAAGTGAGCCGCCACTTGTAATAGAAGAAAGTCGGCCAGATCATTTTTGGCCATCACATGGAGAAGTTGATATTCGTGATCTCCAA GTACGGTATGCCCCACACATGCCACTAGTAATACGTGGCCTCACATGTACTTTCCCTGGGGGACTGAAAACTGGCATTGTAGGGAGAACAGGCAGTGGTAAATCAACTCTCATACAAGCACTTTTCCGGATTGTTGAACCTGCTGCTGGTCAGATAATTATAGATGGCATCAACATCTCCGTGTTTGGACTAAATGATTTGCGATCTAGACTAAGCATTATCCCTCAGGATCCAACCATGTTTGAAGGGACTGTAAGAAGCAATCTGGATCCACTTGAAGAGTACACAGATGAACAAATTTGGGAG gctttGGATAAGTGTCAACTTGGAGATGAAgttagaaagaaagaaggaagactGGATTCTACAG TTAGTGAGAATGGAGAAAATTGGAGTGTGGGTCAGCGGCAGCTGGTCTGCCTTGGCCGTGTGTTGGTTAAGAAAAGTAAGGTATTGGTGCTTGATGGAGCTACTGCATCCGTTGATACTGCTACAGATAATCTGATTCAGCGGACCCTCAGACAACATTTTTCCAACTGTACTATCATTACAATTGCACATTGGATAAATTCTGTTCTTGATAGTGACATGGTTTTGCTACTAAGTAATG GGCTTATTGAGGAATATGATTCTCCAACAAGATTGCTTGAAAACAAATCATCATCTTTCGCTCAACTTGTAGCAGAGTACACTGTGAGGGCAAATTCGAGTTTTGGAAAGTAA
- the LOC142639331 gene encoding uncharacterized protein LOC142639331, whose product MGNTKDTQKVKDTKTNFRWSQPMQNLLLEILADEALHGNKQSNTFKHASYAKVAEAIIKKFMTECTPKRVEHHFKTLKTNWNTIALLRNKKSGFRWNDDLKMITCVEALDDSPPLVDADVDDISKKKLVDLSHVASNETRSHRKRSHATMIEDAVYQDFSIQLGKVASTIEKISENQLNFGSLYEEVMKMDGFEENMLASAFDHLNGDEKQARSFMLKNDKLRRQWLQNFFDNYLSQF is encoded by the exons ATGGGAAATACAAAGGATACTCAGAAGGTCAAGGACACCAAGACCAACTTCAGGTGGTCACAACCAATGCAGAATTTATTACTTGAGATACTTGCAGATGAGGCTCTTCATGGCAATAAGCAATCCAACACATTTAAACATGCATCATATGCTAAAGTAGCTGAAGCaattattaagaaatttatgaCTGAATGTACTCCAAAGCGTGTGGAACATCACTTTAAAACACTCAAAACCAATTGGAATACAATTGCATTACTTCGTAATAAGAAAAGCGGGTTTCGATGGAATGATGATTTGAAAATGATCACCT GTGTAGAAGCATTGGATGACTCACCTCCGCTTGTTGATGCTGATGTTGATGACATATCCAAAAAGAAGCTAGTTGATCTCTCACATGTGGCTTCAAATGAAACAAGGTCTCACAGGAAACGAAGTCATGCTACTATGATTGAAGATGCTGTTTACCAAGATTTTTCTATACAACTTGGAAAGGTTGCCTCTACAATAGAAAAGATTTCTGAAAATCAGCTAAATTTTGGTAGTCTTTATGAAGAAGTTATGAAGATGGATGGGTTTGAAGAAAATATGCTTGCGTCTGCATTTGACCATTTGAATGGGGATGAAAAACAAGCAAGGTCATTTATGTTGAAAAATGACAAGCTCCGTAGACAATGGCTGCAGAACTTCTTTGACAACTATTTAAGCCAATTTTGA